Proteins from one Oscillatoria nigro-viridis PCC 7112 genomic window:
- a CDS encoding glycosyltransferase, protein MQIIIITAADANYFELVRGTILSVREKPEGENVAIGFFDLGCTPEQLQWLETQVNIIQKPDWDFDFPGRNESPEHLKGLLVRPCLRKYFPNFDIYLWIDADAWVQDWRAINLLVEGASRRGLAIVPEVHRASLQQYGQLPQFWQWVYQQYEANFGEEIAKKFYSYPILNAGVFALRKDALHWEIWAEKLDRGLQKSGCVMTDQFALNLAVYSGELFNLTEMLPAWCNWIFNGFPVWDKQRGCFVEPYLPQEAIGILHLAGRQQFDRVQLMATDGDILEISVRYQPKKQEAIQIIQKPKMTYQQPEISKNNLLQPGDYVSPGFQIIIPDSYFPNMIIADPNASNWPYLRREIPHNWYADKRYPFIGFLNRDEAHILYNTALQFKGKKALEIGCWLGWSACHLALAGVELDVVDPLLEREDIRQSVIDSIQGALNASGVQTSVELIPGYSPQRVEEFSAQFNRKWSLIFIDGEHGGDGPLNDAIVCEKLAEEDAIILFHDLTAPDVERGLDYLKQRGWQTVVYQTMQIMGAAWRGNVEPVKHRPDPNIFWQLPAHLHGYNISSLETVNSQTRSQTNQNQQSYYTRNFYQLIGEGTRSSAREIIPLLLDLLQPILPKSVVDVGCGTGSWLAAFQKLGIADCLGIDGDYVDRTLLQIPLNQFQSADLKQPLEINRKFDLAISLEVAEHLPATCAENFVNSLTQLAPLILFSAAIPFQGGVEHVNEQWPQYWVYYFQKKGYAVIDCLRKKIWNNDKVEPWYAQNILIFVKQEYLSGYPRLVNEYQHTDMNQLAIVHPKIYFYSLQAAKKSADNLQSESVKQVSASPQLADRPLVSVIIPCYNQSHFLLEAVTSVINQTYKNWEIIIVNDGSLDTTSTVAKNAIAVNPQHQIRLIEQANQGISMARNTGIAAANGQYIMPLDADDILAPNALICLLEICLKSKVPCIAFGSYKLFGGNENHTIPSYDLYSPKNIKQSNMICTSSLYHKSVWNLVNGYKAEMKEGYEDWEFWVNCHKHSIPFLGTREIVLNYRSVHGSRNENAQSYHHKLVAQIVSYNPELYDIESVNSANKLLESIAN, encoded by the coding sequence ATGCAGATTATCATCATCACGGCCGCCGATGCAAATTACTTTGAATTAGTGCGAGGCACTATTTTATCGGTGCGGGAAAAACCAGAGGGTGAAAATGTGGCGATCGGCTTTTTCGATCTCGGCTGCACTCCCGAACAGTTGCAGTGGCTGGAAACACAAGTTAATATCATTCAAAAGCCCGATTGGGACTTTGACTTTCCTGGCAGAAATGAATCTCCCGAACATTTAAAAGGACTATTAGTTAGACCTTGTTTGCGAAAATACTTTCCCAATTTTGATATATACCTTTGGATAGATGCAGATGCTTGGGTTCAAGACTGGAGAGCAATTAATTTGTTGGTTGAAGGAGCATCGCGCCGGGGACTGGCAATTGTTCCCGAAGTTCACAGGGCAAGCTTGCAGCAGTACGGGCAACTTCCTCAGTTTTGGCAGTGGGTTTATCAACAATATGAAGCTAACTTTGGTGAAGAAATTGCTAAGAAATTCTACAGTTATCCGATATTAAATGCCGGAGTTTTCGCACTCCGAAAAGATGCTTTGCATTGGGAAATATGGGCTGAAAAACTAGATCGAGGATTGCAAAAATCCGGCTGTGTCATGACAGATCAATTTGCCCTCAACCTCGCTGTTTACAGTGGCGAATTGTTCAATCTGACTGAAATGCTCCCAGCTTGGTGCAATTGGATATTCAACGGTTTTCCGGTTTGGGACAAGCAGCGAGGCTGTTTTGTGGAGCCGTACTTGCCGCAGGAGGCGATCGGCATTTTGCATTTAGCCGGCCGCCAGCAGTTTGACCGAGTACAATTGATGGCAACTGACGGCGATATACTGGAAATTAGCGTCCGTTATCAACCTAAAAAACAGGAAGCAATACAAATAATTCAAAAACCAAAAATGACTTACCAACAACCTGAAATTAGCAAAAATAATTTATTACAACCAGGCGATTATGTTTCCCCAGGGTTCCAAATAATTATACCTGACTCCTATTTCCCCAATATGATTATTGCCGATCCAAATGCAAGTAACTGGCCTTACTTGCGCCGGGAAATTCCGCATAATTGGTATGCAGATAAGCGCTATCCATTCATCGGGTTTTTGAATCGCGACGAAGCGCACATCCTTTACAATACAGCCCTGCAATTCAAAGGTAAAAAAGCCTTAGAAATTGGCTGCTGGCTAGGGTGGTCTGCCTGTCACTTAGCCCTCGCCGGAGTTGAGTTAGATGTCGTCGATCCGCTGTTAGAAAGAGAAGACATCAGACAAAGCGTAATCGACTCAATTCAAGGTGCTCTAAATGCGTCTGGCGTTCAAACATCAGTCGAGCTAATCCCCGGCTACAGCCCCCAAAGAGTAGAAGAATTTTCCGCTCAATTTAACCGCAAATGGTCGTTAATTTTTATTGACGGAGAACACGGAGGTGATGGGCCATTAAATGATGCTATTGTTTGCGAAAAATTGGCTGAGGAAGATGCAATAATTTTATTTCACGATTTAACTGCTCCCGATGTGGAGCGAGGTTTAGATTACTTGAAGCAAAGGGGATGGCAAACGGTAGTATATCAAACAATGCAAATTATGGGGGCTGCTTGGCGGGGCAATGTCGAGCCAGTAAAACATCGACCAGATCCCAATATTTTCTGGCAGTTGCCAGCACATTTGCACGGTTACAATATTAGCAGTTTAGAGACCGTTAATTCTCAAACACGCAGCCAAACCAATCAAAACCAACAGTCATATTATACAAGAAATTTTTACCAATTAATCGGAGAAGGAACTCGCAGTTCTGCTAGAGAAATTATTCCCCTGCTGTTAGACTTGCTGCAACCCATTTTACCTAAAAGTGTGGTGGATGTGGGCTGCGGTACGGGAAGTTGGTTAGCGGCTTTTCAGAAGTTGGGAATTGCCGACTGTTTGGGAATAGATGGCGATTATGTCGATCGCACTCTATTACAAATTCCTTTAAATCAGTTCCAATCCGCCGATTTAAAGCAACCCCTGGAAATAAACAGAAAGTTTGACTTAGCAATTTCCCTAGAAGTTGCGGAACATTTGCCGGCTACCTGTGCCGAAAACTTTGTTAATTCTCTCACTCAACTAGCACCATTGATTCTGTTTTCTGCTGCGATACCATTTCAAGGAGGCGTCGAACACGTTAACGAACAGTGGCCACAATATTGGGTTTATTACTTTCAGAAAAAGGGTTATGCAGTTATTGACTGCCTGAGAAAAAAAATATGGAACAATGACAAAGTAGAGCCTTGGTACGCTCAGAATATCTTGATTTTTGTTAAACAAGAATACTTGTCGGGATATCCGAGGTTAGTAAATGAGTATCAACATACCGATATGAATCAATTAGCGATCGTCCATCCCAAAATTTATTTCTACAGCTTGCAAGCTGCTAAAAAATCCGCAGATAATTTACAATCAGAAAGTGTCAAACAAGTTTCAGCATCGCCACAATTGGCAGATCGACCTTTGGTATCTGTGATTATTCCCTGCTACAATCAATCTCATTTTTTGCTGGAAGCAGTAACTAGCGTGATTAACCAAACTTACAAAAATTGGGAAATTATCATTGTCAATGACGGCAGCTTAGATACTACCAGTACAGTAGCAAAAAATGCGATTGCAGTAAATCCCCAGCATCAAATTAGGCTAATAGAGCAAGCTAATCAAGGGATATCAATGGCTAGAAATACCGGCATAGCGGCAGCAAACGGCCAATACATAATGCCCTTAGATGCCGATGATATCTTAGCTCCAAATGCCTTGATTTGTCTTTTAGAAATATGTCTAAAATCCAAAGTACCTTGCATAGCATTTGGTTCTTATAAACTTTTTGGCGGGAATGAAAATCACACAATACCCAGTTATGATTTATATTCACCAAAAAATATCAAACAATCTAATATGATTTGCACGTCTTCATTGTATCACAAATCAGTTTGGAATTTGGTCAACGGTTACAAAGCAGAGATGAAAGAAGGTTATGAGGATTGGGAATTTTGGGTTAATTGTCACAAACATAGCATTCCTTTTTTGGGAACGAGAGAAATAGTTCTTAATTATCGTAGCGTTCATGGTTCTAGGAATGAAAATGCTCAAAGTTACCATCATAAATTGGTAGCACAAATTGTTTCTTACAATCCCGAACTATACGATATTGAAAGTGTCAACAGTGCTAACAAACTATTGGAATCAATCGCGAATTAA